A genomic window from Aquila chrysaetos chrysaetos chromosome 9, bAquChr1.4, whole genome shotgun sequence includes:
- the TERB1 gene encoding telomere repeats-binding bouquet formation protein 1 isoform X5, with product MDTNNLDFFQCTGFDHLVLKRKKTPKTGCFCPGVAAWGTRKGIQPKMENQKVQKKQCDMKTDLNLLLECLKYQMDCPVSQKEALITIYSICQQNSEASEYFQEIGGLMFINDLAKSSVHCIVKEAALFTLGIIIESNVYCQQTLCTSALFEDLILLLMNKDSGVNLKRMSVYVILVLVSNNKSGQTYVRDTGCIGLLLQLFRTTLSTSEMNLSDENTNECYQLWSSVCSTLCACVNNPQNEDNQNICCSVFPYAKEWLESCAEPEIVRPICSFVGLTVANNSYVQKYFVSVGGLDTLAKVLINLMHDSCMSHSSTKLAVVVTKTLDACIANDSAMGVVLTKYHTVSELLKLLSNDTLDTGEKISIILTIGHCTEVCEENQCELLQNNGLPLMIQVLTESQDEELNKAATFVLQNCKQMTEQLSLKINDNSLNVNNAEELDVQVRKRSLQDYWKKAKEIFHRINLIEKEHSEEGVQGRVFVDRSSEANIEASKYHEVNLADPKAYVERTHKEIHCRQLTSELDDQVLAPSVDSSPLKNEIVNTMDPVNASTRQSEQSNIPRSVNELQTDSVLQSHNINEKTACVKNQFILQVSEHLFKQPAEIVKHMKQTCRPDQHSFYSKINKEEKSTSTTSASHKMADLRCLGCTAQGLSFNSKTFTKMLQSCPHQCDRHKVILEAEERYKKELRQLAVCNNSRHATHEKLVLTPMKKEKLHTEITTFRSKKDSFQSILLTPIRKNKSNTSNRDEHSKNTRLTDDYNLIPTYEKSFQKTQDANLKRQKVKEMCKQECQRLKENCIYSLHKDKKGRTNVDLSKKYYRLQLQRQEKNKAHQ from the exons AACAAGAAAAGGGATACAaccaaaaatggaaaatcaaaAGGTGCAGAAAAAACAGTGTG ATATGAAAACAGATCTGAACTTACTCCTTGAATGCCTTAAATACCAGATGGACTGCCCTGTATCTCAGAAAGAGGCTTTGATCACTATTTATTCAATTTGTCAACAAAACA gTGAAGCAAGtgaatattttcaagaaattgGTGGTTTGATGTTTATAAATGATCTTGCAAAGTCAAGTGTTCATTGCATAGTAAAGGAAGCAGCTTTATTTACATTAGGAATTATAATAGAGAGTAATG TTTATTGTCAACAAACTTTGTGTACCTCTGCATTGTTTGAAGACCTCATTTTATTGTTAATGAATAAGGATTCTGGTGTGAACTTGAAAAGAATGTCTGTTTACGTCATCTTAGTACTGGTTTCAAATAATA AAAGTGGGCAAACCTATGTCAGAGATACAGGCTGCATTGGTCTTCTGCTGCAGTTATTCAG AACAACACTTTCCACATCTGAGATGAATCTGTCAGATGAAAATACTAATGAGTGCTATCAGCTGTGGTCTTCAGTCTGCAGTACTCTCTGTGCTTGTGTTAACAATCCTCAGAATG aaGATAATCAAAACATTTGCTGTTCAGTTTTTCCATATGCCAAAGAGTGGCTCGAAAGTTGCGCAGAGCCTGAGATAGTTCGTCCTATTTGTTCATTTGTTGGTCTCACAGTTGCAAATAACT catatgtgcagaaatattttgtttctgttggaGGATTGGATACATTAGCTAAAGTTCTCATCAATCTTATGCATGATTCCTGTATGAGTCACTCAAGCACAAAACTTGCAGTAGTAGTAACAAAGACTCTGGATGCCTGCATTGCTAATGACT CTGCCATGGGTGTTGTCTTGACAAAGTATCACACTGTGTCAGAGCTACTGAAGTTGCTGTCCAATGACACTCTGGATACTGGAgaaaaaattagtattattCTAACAATTGGGCACTGTACTGAAGTTTGTg aagaaaaccaGTGTGAACTGCTCCAGAACAATGGTCTTCCACTTATGATTCAGGTATTAACTGAGTCTCAGGATGAGGAACTAAACAAAGCTGCTACTTTCGTGCTAcaaaactgcaaacaaatgA ctGAACAATTGTCCctgaaaataaatgataatTCATTGAATGTGAACAATGCAGAAGAGTTGGATGTGCAGGTCAGAAAAAGAAGTCTACAAGActactggaagaaagcaaaagaaatttttcacagaataaaCTTGATTGAAAAAGAACACAGTGAG GAAGGAGTACAAGGAAGAGTATTTGTAGACAGATCTTCAGAAGCCAATATTGAAGCATCAAAGTACCATGAAGTGAATCTTGCTGATCCAAAAGCTTATGTAGAAAGAAcacataaagaaatacattgtCGACAGTTGACCTCTGAGTTAGATGATCAGGTTCTTGCTCCATCTGTAGATTCTTctccactgaaaaatgaaatagtgaACACTATGGATCCAGTAAATGCTTCTACTAGACAAAGTGAACAGAGTAATATTCCACGTTCAGTTAATGAACTGCAAACAGACAGTGTACTTCAAAGTcacaatataaatgaaaaaactGCTTGtgtaaaaaatcagtttattctTCAAGTAAG TGAACACTTATTTAAACAACCAGCAGAGATTGTTAAACATATGAAACAGACATGCAGACCAG ATCAACATTCATTCTACTCAAAGataaacaaggaagaaaaaagtacttcAACTACATCTGCATCCCATAAAATGGCAGATTTAAGATGTTTAG gttgtaCAGCACAAGGACTATCCTTCAATAGTAAAACCTTTACCAAGATGTTGCAAAGTTGTCCACATCAGTGTGACCGTCATAAAGTCATTCTGGAAGCTgaagaaagatataaaaaggAACTTCGCCAATTAGCTGTTTGTAACAACAGTAGACATGCAACTCATGAGa AACTAGTGCTGACtccaatgaagaaagaaaaactgcataCAGAAATAACAACTTTTAGGAGCAAAAAGGATAGCTTCCAAA gtattcTTTTGACTCcaattagaaaaaacaaatctaatACTTCAAATAGAGATGAACATAGTAAAAATACTAGGTTGACTGATGACTATAACTTGATACCGACATATGAAAAGT CTttccaaaaaacccaagatgcTAACTTGAAGAGACaaaaagtcaaagaaatgtGCAAACAGGAATGTCAGCgcttaaaagaaaactgcatatATTCACTTCACAAAGATAAG AAAGGACGGACAAATGTTGATCTTTCCAAGAAATACTACAGGTTACAGTTGCAA aggcaagaaaaaaacaaagctcatCAATAA
- the TERB1 gene encoding telomere repeats-binding bouquet formation protein 1 isoform X9 produces the protein MDTNNLDFFQCTGFDHLVLKRKKTPKTGCFCPGVAAWGTRKGIQPKMENQKVQKKQCDMKTDLNLLLECLKYQMDCPVSQKEALITIYSICQQNSEASEYFQEIGGLMFINDLAKSSVHCIVKEAALFTLGIIIESNVYCQQTLCTSALFEDLILLLMNKDSGVNLKRMSVYVILVLVSNNKSGQTYVRDTGCIGLLLQLFRTTLSTSEMNLSDENTNECYQLWSSVCSTLCACVNNPQNEDNQNICCSVFPYAKEWLESCAEPEIVRPICSFVGLTVANNSYVQKYFVSVGGLDTLAKVLINLMHDSCMSHSSTKLAVVVTKTLDACIANDSAMGVVLTKYHTVSELLKLLSNDTLDTGEKISIILTIGHCTEVCEENQCELLQNNGLPLMIQVLTESQDEELNKAATFVLQNCKQMTEQLSLKINDNSLNVNNAEELDVQVRKRSLQDYWKKAKEIFHRINLIEKEHSEEGVQGRVFVDRSSEANIEASKYHEVNLADPKAYVERTHKEIHCRQLTSELDDQVLAPSVDSSPLKNEIVNTMDPVNASTRQSEQSNIPRSVNELQTDSVLQSHNINEKTACVKNQFILQVSEHLFKQPAEIVKHMKQTCRPDQHSFYSKINKEEKSTSTTSASHKMADLRCLGCTAQGLSFNSKTFTKMLQSCPHQCDRHKVILEAEERYKKELRQLAVCNNSRHATHEKLVLTPMKKEKLHTEITTFRSKKDSFQKRTDKC, from the exons AACAAGAAAAGGGATACAaccaaaaatggaaaatcaaaAGGTGCAGAAAAAACAGTGTG ATATGAAAACAGATCTGAACTTACTCCTTGAATGCCTTAAATACCAGATGGACTGCCCTGTATCTCAGAAAGAGGCTTTGATCACTATTTATTCAATTTGTCAACAAAACA gTGAAGCAAGtgaatattttcaagaaattgGTGGTTTGATGTTTATAAATGATCTTGCAAAGTCAAGTGTTCATTGCATAGTAAAGGAAGCAGCTTTATTTACATTAGGAATTATAATAGAGAGTAATG TTTATTGTCAACAAACTTTGTGTACCTCTGCATTGTTTGAAGACCTCATTTTATTGTTAATGAATAAGGATTCTGGTGTGAACTTGAAAAGAATGTCTGTTTACGTCATCTTAGTACTGGTTTCAAATAATA AAAGTGGGCAAACCTATGTCAGAGATACAGGCTGCATTGGTCTTCTGCTGCAGTTATTCAG AACAACACTTTCCACATCTGAGATGAATCTGTCAGATGAAAATACTAATGAGTGCTATCAGCTGTGGTCTTCAGTCTGCAGTACTCTCTGTGCTTGTGTTAACAATCCTCAGAATG aaGATAATCAAAACATTTGCTGTTCAGTTTTTCCATATGCCAAAGAGTGGCTCGAAAGTTGCGCAGAGCCTGAGATAGTTCGTCCTATTTGTTCATTTGTTGGTCTCACAGTTGCAAATAACT catatgtgcagaaatattttgtttctgttggaGGATTGGATACATTAGCTAAAGTTCTCATCAATCTTATGCATGATTCCTGTATGAGTCACTCAAGCACAAAACTTGCAGTAGTAGTAACAAAGACTCTGGATGCCTGCATTGCTAATGACT CTGCCATGGGTGTTGTCTTGACAAAGTATCACACTGTGTCAGAGCTACTGAAGTTGCTGTCCAATGACACTCTGGATACTGGAgaaaaaattagtattattCTAACAATTGGGCACTGTACTGAAGTTTGTg aagaaaaccaGTGTGAACTGCTCCAGAACAATGGTCTTCCACTTATGATTCAGGTATTAACTGAGTCTCAGGATGAGGAACTAAACAAAGCTGCTACTTTCGTGCTAcaaaactgcaaacaaatgA ctGAACAATTGTCCctgaaaataaatgataatTCATTGAATGTGAACAATGCAGAAGAGTTGGATGTGCAGGTCAGAAAAAGAAGTCTACAAGActactggaagaaagcaaaagaaatttttcacagaataaaCTTGATTGAAAAAGAACACAGTGAG GAAGGAGTACAAGGAAGAGTATTTGTAGACAGATCTTCAGAAGCCAATATTGAAGCATCAAAGTACCATGAAGTGAATCTTGCTGATCCAAAAGCTTATGTAGAAAGAAcacataaagaaatacattgtCGACAGTTGACCTCTGAGTTAGATGATCAGGTTCTTGCTCCATCTGTAGATTCTTctccactgaaaaatgaaatagtgaACACTATGGATCCAGTAAATGCTTCTACTAGACAAAGTGAACAGAGTAATATTCCACGTTCAGTTAATGAACTGCAAACAGACAGTGTACTTCAAAGTcacaatataaatgaaaaaactGCTTGtgtaaaaaatcagtttattctTCAAGTAAG TGAACACTTATTTAAACAACCAGCAGAGATTGTTAAACATATGAAACAGACATGCAGACCAG ATCAACATTCATTCTACTCAAAGataaacaaggaagaaaaaagtacttcAACTACATCTGCATCCCATAAAATGGCAGATTTAAGATGTTTAG gttgtaCAGCACAAGGACTATCCTTCAATAGTAAAACCTTTACCAAGATGTTGCAAAGTTGTCCACATCAGTGTGACCGTCATAAAGTCATTCTGGAAGCTgaagaaagatataaaaaggAACTTCGCCAATTAGCTGTTTGTAACAACAGTAGACATGCAACTCATGAGa AACTAGTGCTGACtccaatgaagaaagaaaaactgcataCAGAAATAACAACTTTTAGGAGCAAAAAGGATAGCTTCCAAA AAAGGACGGACAAATGTTGA
- the TERB1 gene encoding telomere repeats-binding bouquet formation protein 1 isoform X6, whose amino-acid sequence MKTDLNLLLECLKYQMDCPVSQKEALITIYSICQQNSEASEYFQEIGGLMFINDLAKSSVHCIVKEAALFTLGIIIESNVYCQQTLCTSALFEDLILLLMNKDSGVNLKRMSVYVILVLVSNNKSGQTYVRDTGCIGLLLQLFRTTLSTSEMNLSDENTNECYQLWSSVCSTLCACVNNPQNEDNQNICCSVFPYAKEWLESCAEPEIVRPICSFVGLTVANNSYVQKYFVSVGGLDTLAKVLINLMHDSCMSHSSTKLAVVVTKTLDACIANDSAMGVVLTKYHTVSELLKLLSNDTLDTGEKISIILTIGHCTEVCEENQCELLQNNGLPLMIQVLTESQDEELNKAATFVLQNCKQMTEQLSLKINDNSLNVNNAEELDVQVRKRSLQDYWKKAKEIFHRINLIEKEHSEEGVQGRVFVDRSSEANIEASKYHEVNLADPKAYVERTHKEIHCRQLTSELDDQVLAPSVDSSPLKNEIVNTMDPVNASTRQSEQSNIPRSVNELQTDSVLQSHNINEKTACVKNQFILQVSEHLFKQPAEIVKHMKQTCRPDQHSFYSKINKEEKSTSTTSASHKMADLRCLGCTAQGLSFNSKTFTKMLQSCPHQCDRHKVILEAEERYKKELRQLAVCNNSRHATHEKLVLTPMKKEKLHTEITTFRSKKDSFQSILLTPIRKNKSNTSNRDEHSKNTRLTDDYNLIPTYEKSFQKTQDANLKRQKVKEMCKQECQRLKENCIYSLHKDKNNEICSLDVNRRPLNKRKRTRKDFTTEEINCLLSGVKKMGNHWNLILWSYPFQKGRTNVDLSKKYYRLQLQRQEKNKAHQ is encoded by the exons ATGAAAACAGATCTGAACTTACTCCTTGAATGCCTTAAATACCAGATGGACTGCCCTGTATCTCAGAAAGAGGCTTTGATCACTATTTATTCAATTTGTCAACAAAACA gTGAAGCAAGtgaatattttcaagaaattgGTGGTTTGATGTTTATAAATGATCTTGCAAAGTCAAGTGTTCATTGCATAGTAAAGGAAGCAGCTTTATTTACATTAGGAATTATAATAGAGAGTAATG TTTATTGTCAACAAACTTTGTGTACCTCTGCATTGTTTGAAGACCTCATTTTATTGTTAATGAATAAGGATTCTGGTGTGAACTTGAAAAGAATGTCTGTTTACGTCATCTTAGTACTGGTTTCAAATAATA AAAGTGGGCAAACCTATGTCAGAGATACAGGCTGCATTGGTCTTCTGCTGCAGTTATTCAG AACAACACTTTCCACATCTGAGATGAATCTGTCAGATGAAAATACTAATGAGTGCTATCAGCTGTGGTCTTCAGTCTGCAGTACTCTCTGTGCTTGTGTTAACAATCCTCAGAATG aaGATAATCAAAACATTTGCTGTTCAGTTTTTCCATATGCCAAAGAGTGGCTCGAAAGTTGCGCAGAGCCTGAGATAGTTCGTCCTATTTGTTCATTTGTTGGTCTCACAGTTGCAAATAACT catatgtgcagaaatattttgtttctgttggaGGATTGGATACATTAGCTAAAGTTCTCATCAATCTTATGCATGATTCCTGTATGAGTCACTCAAGCACAAAACTTGCAGTAGTAGTAACAAAGACTCTGGATGCCTGCATTGCTAATGACT CTGCCATGGGTGTTGTCTTGACAAAGTATCACACTGTGTCAGAGCTACTGAAGTTGCTGTCCAATGACACTCTGGATACTGGAgaaaaaattagtattattCTAACAATTGGGCACTGTACTGAAGTTTGTg aagaaaaccaGTGTGAACTGCTCCAGAACAATGGTCTTCCACTTATGATTCAGGTATTAACTGAGTCTCAGGATGAGGAACTAAACAAAGCTGCTACTTTCGTGCTAcaaaactgcaaacaaatgA ctGAACAATTGTCCctgaaaataaatgataatTCATTGAATGTGAACAATGCAGAAGAGTTGGATGTGCAGGTCAGAAAAAGAAGTCTACAAGActactggaagaaagcaaaagaaatttttcacagaataaaCTTGATTGAAAAAGAACACAGTGAG GAAGGAGTACAAGGAAGAGTATTTGTAGACAGATCTTCAGAAGCCAATATTGAAGCATCAAAGTACCATGAAGTGAATCTTGCTGATCCAAAAGCTTATGTAGAAAGAAcacataaagaaatacattgtCGACAGTTGACCTCTGAGTTAGATGATCAGGTTCTTGCTCCATCTGTAGATTCTTctccactgaaaaatgaaatagtgaACACTATGGATCCAGTAAATGCTTCTACTAGACAAAGTGAACAGAGTAATATTCCACGTTCAGTTAATGAACTGCAAACAGACAGTGTACTTCAAAGTcacaatataaatgaaaaaactGCTTGtgtaaaaaatcagtttattctTCAAGTAAG TGAACACTTATTTAAACAACCAGCAGAGATTGTTAAACATATGAAACAGACATGCAGACCAG ATCAACATTCATTCTACTCAAAGataaacaaggaagaaaaaagtacttcAACTACATCTGCATCCCATAAAATGGCAGATTTAAGATGTTTAG gttgtaCAGCACAAGGACTATCCTTCAATAGTAAAACCTTTACCAAGATGTTGCAAAGTTGTCCACATCAGTGTGACCGTCATAAAGTCATTCTGGAAGCTgaagaaagatataaaaaggAACTTCGCCAATTAGCTGTTTGTAACAACAGTAGACATGCAACTCATGAGa AACTAGTGCTGACtccaatgaagaaagaaaaactgcataCAGAAATAACAACTTTTAGGAGCAAAAAGGATAGCTTCCAAA gtattcTTTTGACTCcaattagaaaaaacaaatctaatACTTCAAATAGAGATGAACATAGTAAAAATACTAGGTTGACTGATGACTATAACTTGATACCGACATATGAAAAGT CTttccaaaaaacccaagatgcTAACTTGAAGAGACaaaaagtcaaagaaatgtGCAAACAGGAATGTCAGCgcttaaaagaaaactgcatatATTCACTTCACAAAGATAAG aacaATGAAATATGTTCCCTGGATGTGAACAGAAGACCtttaaacaagagaaaaagaaccCGAAAAGATTTCACAACTGAAGAAATTAACTGTCTTTTGAGTGGAGTAAAAAAAATGGGTAATCActggaatttaattttgtgGTCTTATCCATTTCAGAAAGGACGGACAAATGTTGATCTTTCCAAGAAATACTACAGGTTACAGTTGCAA aggcaagaaaaaaacaaagctcatCAATAA
- the TERB1 gene encoding telomere repeats-binding bouquet formation protein 1 isoform X1 — protein sequence MDTNNLDFFQCTGFDHLVLKRKKTPKTGCFCPGVAAWGTRKGIQPKMENQKVQKKQCDMKTDLNLLLECLKYQMDCPVSQKEALITIYSICQQNSEASEYFQEIGGLMFINDLAKSSVHCIVKEAALFTLGIIIESNVYCQQTLCTSALFEDLILLLMNKDSGVNLKRMSVYVILVLVSNNKSGQTYVRDTGCIGLLLQLFRTTLSTSEMNLSDENTNECYQLWSSVCSTLCACVNNPQNEDNQNICCSVFPYAKEWLESCAEPEIVRPICSFVGLTVANNSYVQKYFVSVGGLDTLAKVLINLMHDSCMSHSSTKLAVVVTKTLDACIANDSAMGVVLTKYHTVSELLKLLSNDTLDTGEKISIILTIGHCTEVCEENQCELLQNNGLPLMIQVLTESQDEELNKAATFVLQNCKQMTEQLSLKINDNSLNVNNAEELDVQVRKRSLQDYWKKAKEIFHRINLIEKEHSEEGVQGRVFVDRSSEANIEASKYHEVNLADPKAYVERTHKEIHCRQLTSELDDQVLAPSVDSSPLKNEIVNTMDPVNASTRQSEQSNIPRSVNELQTDSVLQSHNINEKTACVKNQFILQVSEHLFKQPAEIVKHMKQTCRPDQHSFYSKINKEEKSTSTTSASHKMADLRCLGCTAQGLSFNSKTFTKMLQSCPHQCDRHKVILEAEERYKKELRQLAVCNNSRHATHEKLVLTPMKKEKLHTEITTFRSKKDSFQSILLTPIRKNKSNTSNRDEHSKNTRLTDDYNLIPTYEKSFQKTQDANLKRQKVKEMCKQECQRLKENCIYSLHKDKNNEICSLDVNRRPLNKRKRTRKDFTTEEINCLLSGVKKMGNHWNLILWSYPFQKGRTNVDLSKKYYRLQLQRQEKNKAHQ from the exons AACAAGAAAAGGGATACAaccaaaaatggaaaatcaaaAGGTGCAGAAAAAACAGTGTG ATATGAAAACAGATCTGAACTTACTCCTTGAATGCCTTAAATACCAGATGGACTGCCCTGTATCTCAGAAAGAGGCTTTGATCACTATTTATTCAATTTGTCAACAAAACA gTGAAGCAAGtgaatattttcaagaaattgGTGGTTTGATGTTTATAAATGATCTTGCAAAGTCAAGTGTTCATTGCATAGTAAAGGAAGCAGCTTTATTTACATTAGGAATTATAATAGAGAGTAATG TTTATTGTCAACAAACTTTGTGTACCTCTGCATTGTTTGAAGACCTCATTTTATTGTTAATGAATAAGGATTCTGGTGTGAACTTGAAAAGAATGTCTGTTTACGTCATCTTAGTACTGGTTTCAAATAATA AAAGTGGGCAAACCTATGTCAGAGATACAGGCTGCATTGGTCTTCTGCTGCAGTTATTCAG AACAACACTTTCCACATCTGAGATGAATCTGTCAGATGAAAATACTAATGAGTGCTATCAGCTGTGGTCTTCAGTCTGCAGTACTCTCTGTGCTTGTGTTAACAATCCTCAGAATG aaGATAATCAAAACATTTGCTGTTCAGTTTTTCCATATGCCAAAGAGTGGCTCGAAAGTTGCGCAGAGCCTGAGATAGTTCGTCCTATTTGTTCATTTGTTGGTCTCACAGTTGCAAATAACT catatgtgcagaaatattttgtttctgttggaGGATTGGATACATTAGCTAAAGTTCTCATCAATCTTATGCATGATTCCTGTATGAGTCACTCAAGCACAAAACTTGCAGTAGTAGTAACAAAGACTCTGGATGCCTGCATTGCTAATGACT CTGCCATGGGTGTTGTCTTGACAAAGTATCACACTGTGTCAGAGCTACTGAAGTTGCTGTCCAATGACACTCTGGATACTGGAgaaaaaattagtattattCTAACAATTGGGCACTGTACTGAAGTTTGTg aagaaaaccaGTGTGAACTGCTCCAGAACAATGGTCTTCCACTTATGATTCAGGTATTAACTGAGTCTCAGGATGAGGAACTAAACAAAGCTGCTACTTTCGTGCTAcaaaactgcaaacaaatgA ctGAACAATTGTCCctgaaaataaatgataatTCATTGAATGTGAACAATGCAGAAGAGTTGGATGTGCAGGTCAGAAAAAGAAGTCTACAAGActactggaagaaagcaaaagaaatttttcacagaataaaCTTGATTGAAAAAGAACACAGTGAG GAAGGAGTACAAGGAAGAGTATTTGTAGACAGATCTTCAGAAGCCAATATTGAAGCATCAAAGTACCATGAAGTGAATCTTGCTGATCCAAAAGCTTATGTAGAAAGAAcacataaagaaatacattgtCGACAGTTGACCTCTGAGTTAGATGATCAGGTTCTTGCTCCATCTGTAGATTCTTctccactgaaaaatgaaatagtgaACACTATGGATCCAGTAAATGCTTCTACTAGACAAAGTGAACAGAGTAATATTCCACGTTCAGTTAATGAACTGCAAACAGACAGTGTACTTCAAAGTcacaatataaatgaaaaaactGCTTGtgtaaaaaatcagtttattctTCAAGTAAG TGAACACTTATTTAAACAACCAGCAGAGATTGTTAAACATATGAAACAGACATGCAGACCAG ATCAACATTCATTCTACTCAAAGataaacaaggaagaaaaaagtacttcAACTACATCTGCATCCCATAAAATGGCAGATTTAAGATGTTTAG gttgtaCAGCACAAGGACTATCCTTCAATAGTAAAACCTTTACCAAGATGTTGCAAAGTTGTCCACATCAGTGTGACCGTCATAAAGTCATTCTGGAAGCTgaagaaagatataaaaaggAACTTCGCCAATTAGCTGTTTGTAACAACAGTAGACATGCAACTCATGAGa AACTAGTGCTGACtccaatgaagaaagaaaaactgcataCAGAAATAACAACTTTTAGGAGCAAAAAGGATAGCTTCCAAA gtattcTTTTGACTCcaattagaaaaaacaaatctaatACTTCAAATAGAGATGAACATAGTAAAAATACTAGGTTGACTGATGACTATAACTTGATACCGACATATGAAAAGT CTttccaaaaaacccaagatgcTAACTTGAAGAGACaaaaagtcaaagaaatgtGCAAACAGGAATGTCAGCgcttaaaagaaaactgcatatATTCACTTCACAAAGATAAG aacaATGAAATATGTTCCCTGGATGTGAACAGAAGACCtttaaacaagagaaaaagaaccCGAAAAGATTTCACAACTGAAGAAATTAACTGTCTTTTGAGTGGAGTAAAAAAAATGGGTAATCActggaatttaattttgtgGTCTTATCCATTTCAGAAAGGACGGACAAATGTTGATCTTTCCAAGAAATACTACAGGTTACAGTTGCAA aggcaagaaaaaaacaaagctcatCAATAA